Proteins from one Stenotrophomonas aracearum genomic window:
- the metX gene encoding homoserine O-acetyltransferase MetX yields the protein MTEFIPPGTRYHALPSPFAFKRGGELLGGHVAFETWGTLNADASNAVLIVTGLSPDAHAAANDANPAPGWWEGMLGPGKAIDTDRWFVVCVNSLGSCKGSTGPATVNPATGELYRLQFPELSIEDGARAAVDVVRALGITRLACVIGNSMGGMTALAVLLLHPGIARSHVNISGSAQALPFSIAIRSLQREAIRLDPQWNGGRYSDEHYPESGMRMARKLGVITYRSALEWDGRFGRVRLDSDQTDDDPFGLEFQVESYLEGHARRFVRFFDPNCYLYLSRSMDWFDLAEYADGDVMAGLATIKVEKALAIGANTDILFPVQQQQQIADGLRAGGADAQFIGLDSPQGHDAFLVDFERFGPAVRTFLDAL from the coding sequence ATGACCGAATTCATCCCGCCCGGCACCCGTTACCACGCCCTGCCCTCGCCGTTCGCGTTCAAGCGCGGCGGGGAACTGCTCGGCGGGCACGTGGCCTTCGAAACCTGGGGCACGCTCAACGCCGATGCCAGCAATGCCGTCCTTATCGTCACCGGCCTCTCGCCCGACGCGCATGCGGCGGCCAATGATGCCAACCCGGCACCGGGCTGGTGGGAAGGCATGCTCGGCCCGGGCAAGGCGATCGACACCGACCGCTGGTTCGTGGTGTGCGTGAACTCGTTGGGCAGCTGCAAGGGCTCCACCGGGCCGGCCACGGTCAACCCGGCCACCGGCGAGCTGTACCGCCTGCAGTTCCCGGAACTCTCCATCGAAGACGGCGCACGCGCCGCTGTGGACGTGGTGCGTGCATTGGGCATTACCCGGCTGGCCTGCGTGATCGGCAATTCCATGGGCGGCATGACCGCGCTGGCGGTATTGCTGCTGCACCCGGGCATCGCCCGCAGCCACGTCAACATCTCCGGCAGCGCGCAGGCGTTGCCGTTCTCCATCGCGATCCGCTCGCTGCAGCGCGAAGCGATCCGGCTGGACCCGCAGTGGAACGGCGGCCGCTACAGCGACGAGCATTACCCGGAATCGGGGATGCGCATGGCGCGCAAGCTGGGCGTCATCACCTACCGCTCCGCGCTGGAATGGGACGGCCGCTTTGGCCGCGTGCGACTGGATTCGGACCAGACCGACGACGATCCGTTCGGGCTGGAGTTCCAGGTGGAAAGCTACCTTGAAGGCCATGCGCGTCGCTTCGTACGCTTCTTCGATCCCAACTGCTATCTGTACCTCAGCCGCTCGATGGACTGGTTCGACCTGGCCGAATACGCCGACGGCGACGTGATGGCCGGGCTCGCCACCATCAAGGTGGAGAAAGCACTCGCCATAGGCGCCAACACCGACATCCTGTTCCCGGTACAGCAGCAACAGCAGATCGCCGACGGCCTGCGTGCCGGCGGTGCCGACGCACAGTTCATCGGGCTGGACTCGCCGCAGGGCCACGACGCCTTCCTGGTCGATTTCGAGCGCTTCGGCCCCGCCGTGCGCACGTTCCTGGACGCGCTCTGA
- a CDS encoding SDR family oxidoreductase, with translation MAVPNYPKPPFKTQQQTFPGKTDKMDPRPDHGEDSYEGHGLLKGKKALITGGDSGIGAAVAIAYAREGADVAIAFLKGEEKDAASIGALIEKAGQKAVLVPCDISDDAQAKALIEKVVAELGGLDILVNNAAYQRYYESFDDITLDDWRKTFETNVHAVFNLTRLSVPHLEDGGSVINTASVNSKKPTPNILPYSATKGALANLTIGLAGLLAEKGIRVNAVLPGPIWTPFIPAGMAAEEVAQFGSQTPFGRPGQPAELASAYVMLAADGASYTSGALLTISGGAVTL, from the coding sequence ATGGCCGTGCCCAATTACCCCAAGCCGCCGTTCAAGACCCAACAGCAGACCTTCCCCGGCAAGACCGACAAAATGGATCCGCGCCCGGATCACGGCGAAGACAGCTACGAAGGCCACGGCCTGCTCAAGGGCAAGAAGGCACTGATTACCGGCGGCGACAGTGGCATCGGCGCAGCAGTGGCCATCGCCTACGCCCGCGAAGGTGCGGACGTCGCCATCGCTTTCCTGAAGGGCGAAGAGAAGGACGCGGCCTCCATCGGTGCACTGATCGAGAAGGCGGGCCAGAAGGCCGTGCTCGTCCCCTGCGACATCAGCGACGACGCGCAGGCGAAGGCGCTGATCGAAAAGGTGGTCGCCGAACTCGGCGGCCTCGACATCCTGGTCAACAACGCCGCCTACCAGCGCTACTACGAGTCGTTCGATGACATCACCCTGGATGACTGGCGCAAGACCTTCGAAACCAATGTCCACGCGGTGTTCAACCTCACCCGACTGAGCGTGCCGCACCTGGAGGACGGCGGTTCGGTGATCAACACCGCGTCGGTGAATTCGAAGAAGCCCACGCCGAACATCCTGCCCTACTCCGCCACCAAGGGCGCGCTGGCCAATCTCACCATCGGCCTGGCCGGCCTGCTGGCCGAGAAGGGCATCCGCGTGAACGCCGTCCTGCCGGGTCCGATCTGGACCCCGTTCATCCCCGCCGGCATGGCGGCCGAGGAAGTCGCACAATTCGGCAGCCAGACCCCGTTTGGCCGCCCGGGCCAGCCCGCCGAGCTCGCCTCGGCTTATGTGATGCTTGCCGCCGACGGCGCCAGTTACACCTCGGGTGCGCTGCTGACGATTTCCGGCGGCGCGGTCACCCTATAG